The DNA region tagtagaaccatgagctacaaccgaaggggtaacggacaggtcgaacgagagaatgctacagtctggaaggctgtcttactggcgttgaggtctaaaggtcttccagtctccctttggcaagaggtactcactgatgcgctccattccatctgctcactcctgtgtacggcaaccaacgctactccccatgtgagactgttttcattccctcggaagtcttcctctgggacctcattaccgtcttggttgacgtacacaggacctgtcctcctgcggcgacatgttaggacccgtaagtccgaccctttgattgaacaggtccatctcctccacgccaaccctcagtatgcctatgtggcataccctgacgggcgagaggacacggtctcgatttgagacctggcgccagcagggggcttggaaacccctgtcgctcccatacctcctgttagagaccctgCAACTATTGttgcccctcctgacacggcgcgggcagcatcgggaccatcacttaccccttttactcccgtgtacagcttgcctgagtccaggagatagTTGCCagttcaaggcgtgcccgagttcagcggattgtcatcacctcggggtctaccagcccgtgagacattggaggcgccattggacaccgccttggggagaacgccaccgcgagtgcctacaccggtgtcatcgccggtgttaaggaggtcacaacgacggtgcggtcccccagaccgtctgaacttatagactgatgaacaattgttctgtgttttgtaccccgctggcctttgttttcaaaggaggggtgaatgtggtgaaccattgttggttcccaccagggagTGCTGAGCAAGggcctggccagtactatgagtctgtatatatgttactgttggggttagggttgggctgttctacatgttactgttggggctaGGGTTGGGCTATTCTACCTGTAATATACCTCCTGggtgaggtataaaggtcactgctctgtctgggaccctttagtctggatcGTGTATtctatatggtagctctattgttgtagtcaataaaagcctttatttccccgagtacctctcgcctcgtgagttatatcgcgcatcagcccATCTGGCTGGTCTTTCAATTGGGCACATAttgttggatatttagatccccgccctgatccccttgcagccatgtgTCTGTGATGCCTATCGGCCAACCTCAATGtgtgcaacaagctcatttatctTGTTCCGTGTACTGCACACATTTAGGTACAAGActttcagtcctgcattgaccacctcccttctcatacttgtcaccttttttgctctgccggAGGTTAGTGTCCTGTCACCTTGTATaatctctgttctattacgtggccATTAAACTTTACTTAACCtatcctgagccctcggctcctttaactggttgaaagtcctcatcattaacttgCACTTCTAACCTCtcgtttaactttgattttctaattctccatgcaactgacccccccccccccctccccccacccgcacacCCTCCCGCTTTTTAGATTAAAACCCTGTCTactgccctagttatacgatGCTCCAgcactctggtcccagcatgattcagatgaacTCTGCCCCATCGGAACAGTCCTCTCTTCCCCAGTACGTCCgcaattcaaacccattcctcacaCGACAATCTTTCAGCCACGCCTttgcctccttaatcttattgatccTGTGCCAATTAGCGAGAGGCTCAGTTAGTAATCCAGACATTATTATCTTTTCAGTTCTGCTTTTGAATTTAgctcccagctgttcacaatctctcagcagaacctttgttcctgttctaccaaTGTCATTGGTACCTCCGTGGATCAggacaactggatctttaccgcccccccccccccccccacctccactccaagttcctctgcagcccagatgagatatcccgaacccaAGCACCCCGCAGGCAACACAAACTTCGGGATTCTCCatactggtcacagagaacagtgtcaatgccccctaGCTATCCTATTCCCCAATTACGACGACAtttctttcttccccctcccaccccttgaatggctccctgtgcCACGGTGCCGTGGTCAGTTTGTTCCTCCTCTCTGCAGTACCCATTCCCATCCACACAGGGAActagaatctcaaacctgttggacaagttcagggactgaggctcctgcaaccctacctcctggatccctctacctgcctcactcgcagccacaccctcctgtccctgaccactggccgcATTGaaggtatttaatctaaggggtgtgactgcctcctggaacacagtgtccagatatctctccccctccctgatgtgccgCAGTGttcgaagctcagaatccagctcatccactctgagctagagttcctcaagcaaccaacacttactacagACGTGCTCCATGGGAACCACAAtgaggtccaccagctcccacatcatgcatgaaCAGCACATCACCTGAACCTCCATCTCTATTTTAATGTTTAATTTGAGTTACATATTTTTAAATTATATATCTCTGGATTACCTCAGTCTCAACGCAATTTCtaaccagtaatttaaatggATTTTCCAATTTAGCACAGCTCCCTGTTAGCGAATCAAATCACAGCAATCCTGAGATGTCACTTCAAAGTTTTTTGAGTCCTAACTCACTCTCAGTTTCAGAGAATCACGAGAAACACTTccttaccaatcagcactctgctTTTGGCCTCTGCTCCCTGTTTCACCCAACTCCCTGTttccacccaactccaaaagtGCTCCTCACAGCCAGGCAGCACTCACCCTGCAGACCATGATACAGTAAAATAAAGTTggtttattagtcaccagtaaggcttaccttaacactgcaatgaagttactgtgaaattccccttgtcgccacaccccagcgcctgttcgggtcaatgcaccctaaccagcacgtctttcagacagtgggacgATACCGGAACacgcggaggaaacacatgcagacacggggagagcatgcagactccacacagacagtgacacaagccaatgtgccgcccattgtgccatcgtgcggcCCTTGCGGGAAGgatgctataactgtaacacgatCAGCAATGAACAGTTTCGGATGAAGTTTATGGAATGATCTGGATGTAAGATCAGCCCTGCATtcctttaaatttaaagtttaatttatttattagtgtcacaagtgggcttacattaacactgcaatgcagttactgtgaacatcccctggtaaccacactctggcgcttgttcgggtacactgagggagagttcagcatggccaatgcacccgaaccctcacgtctttcagactgtgcaagAAACACAGAGAACCCATTGGCATTTCAAACTCCTGTCTACTCGAAGCACAACGTTACTGGTCACCGACCAAACCACGAGGAAAGCGAGTCTGGAGTTCTTTCATGGAAAGGCtcagcgcagagagagagcaattgacCTGGACAAAGCCAATATCCAGCAGGTGAGTCAAGTCAATGCCTGTCCTATTTGAAATACAGTGAGTAGCAGaagactgaaaggcctggatagagtggacacggggaggatgtttccattatcaggagagacgaggatccgagggcacagcctgagagtaaagggacgacccttcagaaccgagatgaggagtaatttcttcagccagaggctggtgaatctgtgcaattcattcCCACAGAAGGCTGTGTGGAGGGAGGGTCAATGAATctaattgagacagagacagataggtgcTTGACTCGTGAagtgatcaaaggttacgggagaatggggttgaaatatttatcagccatgatggaatggcgaagcagactcgatgggccaacaggcctaattctgctccttgtgGTCTTCTGATCTCAAAGGCCATTGGATTGGGAGGACTACCAATATAATGAAATGCTCAAAACTACCCTGATGGTGTAGAGACGCTGTGATAAGCAACAGGCTAAAAGCCAGGGGAATAGTGAACCCGCGACACTCCAAATTAGTGTTACTGATGATGAAATTATCCCCTGATCTGAAAATCATTTCATTAATGAAGTTTGCTGGATTGTCTGTGTCCCCGCTGGCAGCTGTTAGGTAACTTCACCGAGCCATTGCAGGATTGGTTCAGGCATAAATCTGTGTGCTGCTTTCAATGCATTACGCACAGCGCCAGTTGGAGGCTTGCTCTCGGGAAGTTTCAATCATCTCCGTGTAAAATGGGAACAACCAAATCTGTAGACATCACTGTGATTGGTTATCCAATTCTTGTCATTATCAGTGTCCCTggtgagtaacaggaaacaacGATTTATTTTAGAAAGCCCTGGTTTCGATGTGTTGTCTTTTTCTTTTCCCTTGCTGTCTGTTGCTGAATCCAGGTTGACCATCGCTTCTCCAGTTTCTGGTGACAGTTTAAGCAAGAGAATAATCATACTTTTCCTTATTTGCATGGATCTGGGGATCCGAGACAGAGTTTTGACAGGAAGTTGTGATTCACAGTGGACACTGATATCTGGGTGGGTTGAggagaaatccatggactctgtcttggcagcatctgccatttaatgtgcattGTGGTGAGCTTGATCGCAGTTTGCCTGGAAACTCACATGCACCTCATGTTAATGATGTTAATGTGGCGGCACCATGATGGCaccgtgtttagcactgctgcctcacagcggcagggacaggggttccattcccggcttgggtgaatgtctgtgtggaaacTGCACGTTGTTCGGTCTCTGCATGtgattcctccggatgctccgcttCCCCATACGGTCTGAAACACGTACTGGTTAGTTCCATGGgtaatgctaatttctccctcagtgaacccgaacaggcaccagagtgtggcggctcggggagtaattttttttccaatttcttGCAGCCAACCTGATGGCGATTGTGGTCCTGTCCCGGGGAAGGTGCGGCCTCTCCAAAGGGATCACCTGTTATATGATCACCATGGCGATAGCCGATCTCCTGGTCTGCATTTTCAACGTCACCCTGGTCGGCATCTTTCGCTCTCATTTCCCGTATTCCTTCTTGATGTACACCAGTGTGTGCCGTGTTACTGCTTTCATGCAAGTATTCAGCGTCCAGTTATCCGTCTGGTCCACAACATTATTTACTCTTGACCGTTTTGTCGCCATTTGTTGTCCGAAACTAAAATTAAAATACTGCACCAGGAAAACTGCCACTGTGATTCTCGCGGCCGGGAGTGTACTCAGTTTTGTCATTAATTGTCCGGTCTATTTCCGTTATGAGCCCAACTCTGTTGTTGCCAATGTGCAGTGGGGCTGCCGCACAGTGAACGGATACGTTTCTTCACCAGCATGGATAGCTTACAAGTGGGTCGCTCGCCTCTCAGTCCCATTATTGCCATTTCCCTTGTTGCTGCTGTTGAATTCTCTCACCGTCCAGCACATCTTGGTGGCCAGTAGGTCTCGCAGGGCCCTGAAGGCTCACGGCCCTGGGGAGGGCAGTAGTGACCCCGTGTTGAAGAGCAGAAGAACTACTATCGTCCTGCTCTTCACTATCTCCGGGAGCTTTATGGTTCTGTGGATGCCAATCGTAATACTTGACCTCCTGTTCGACTTCACCGAGATACCTACCTTGGAAGATGCCAGTTCACTTCATTTAACAATGAGAATCACACTCCTGATGATGTATTCCAGCACCTGTACGAACACGTGCATTTATATATTGACCCAGAGGAGGTTCCGGGAAGAGATTCTGAACATGTTGAAATATCCATTGATTCTCCTGTTCAAATTCCTCAAGTAATTTTAGAACAATGAAaagctggatagagtgaacgtaagAAAGATATTTCGAATAGTTGTAGAGACTGAGATCCGAGGGCACAAACTCAGAGTAAAGGGGTGACCCtttagaatcgagatgaggaggaatttcttaagccagagggtggtgaatctgtggaactcattgccacagagggctgtggaagccaggtcattgagtgtttttaatacAGAAATTGATAGGTGTTGATaactaaggggatcaaaggttacagggagaaggcaggggaatggggttgagatacatatcagccatgatcgaatggcagagaaggcggGAGGTCTGAatagcctgattctgctcctatatcttatggtcttaagtattGGAAGGttgagatgagggggttgggaaCCTAGTTGCTGTTTGATATCTGAATTGGACCTCACCAAGCGACCAGACGATCGAGGCAAGTCTCACTGTTCACGGCTTCTCAATCTTTCACAAAAATCTTTCTTTTTGTTGAAGGAGTTTGGACGAATATTGTTGTGCTTGGCACATgtggttacaattgaccagaaactcaactggacttgccacataaacacagtggttacaagagcaggtaaaaggctcggaatactgcagcaagAAACTCACCCCCGccatcccaaagcctatccaccatctacaaggcagaggtcaggagtgtgatggaatattccccgcttgcctggatgggtgcggctccaacaacactcaagaaacttgacacgaTCCAAGACAaatcagcccgcttgattggcaccatatctaaaagcatgcactccctccaccaccgacgctcagtagcagaagTGTTTAccattacaagatgcactgcagcaattcaccaaaaaatcctgaggcagcaccttccaaatccacgaccacttccagcTGGAAGGAccggggcagcaggtacatgggaacaccaccacctgcaagttcccctccacgcCACCCGGCATCCTGACTtttaaatatatcgccgttccttcacagtcgctggttcaaaatcctggaattccctccctaacggcattgtgggtgaatccacagcatgtggactgcagcgattcaagagggcatctcaccgccaccttctctcggtcaactaggaatgggcaataaatgctggcccagccagtgacacccaattgttaaaattcatttgtgggacatacaTGCATTGTCAATGCGACATTCTCCGGAGTGCGGCCAATTGGGGattataacagtaacttcattgcagtgttaatgtaagcctatttgtgacgcgAATAAATAAACTGCAAACGTATTTTAACTGAATAAAATACACAGATTCAATTAGAGTTAACGTGGATTTTCTTTTAAACTGAATCACAGGGATttcctggaaggagaaatgtgtcCGTGTGAGAAAGCAGCAATCCAGCCTCTTCAGCTGTTTCACAACTGCTGGGGGGGACCCGATGTTAATTTTAACTTTCGGCTGTGTCGGAGAACTGGCCTCCAAATCCAATTACCTTCCCCATCAACAGAGAGGAAAATCAGTCACCGTGGGTGGCCAATTCCATATCCGGTGTACAGCTTCACCGAGAGCTGAAGTGAACTCACGTCCCCAATGCTGAAGTCTTCTCCATTCACTTGAACCGCCTGTCAGTCCCACTCCTGGTGTTAGCCAGTTAGCTCAGGGGCCGGCCAGCCGGTTGGTGATGCAGAGCGATcgtaacagcgtgggttcaattcccatactggctgaggttatccatgaagaccctgccttgcccctcacctgaggtggggCGACTTTCAGATTAAATCACATGAGTCACctcttcccctcaaaggggagagcagcctatgttcacctgggactatggtgaaGTTACTTTATAGTGTAGCGCCCAGaagtggacacaatactccagctgatgtCGAACCGGTCTCTGGGAGGACAGAACACGTCTTAATTGAAGGTCgtctctgaaagacagcaccagtGGGAGTGTAGCGCCCCCTCAGTGCTGGAATGGAGTGACAGCCTCCATTATTGACTTCAAGTCCTGTCCTGTGACTGGAACCCACCACATTCTGACCAGGAACTGAGGGGATTTGCTCTGCAAGTTTATGGTTTTAAATTTGGTAAATTAGTGCAAGTTTAGGAGTGAGGGATTTGGAGAAAATTCGGGAACGATATCCCAGGAAGCCAAGAAAATTcgacatgtctgctacgactctcaccaatctttatagatgcaccatagaaagcgtcctttcgaatgtatcacagcttggcatgactcctgctctgaccaagaccgcaagtaattacaaagggttgcaaaataacccagtccatcacacaaaccaatctcctgtccattgactccgtctccaCTTCCCaatgccttagaaaagcagccaggataatcaaggaccccacacactccggacatactctcttccgccttcctCCGTTGGGAAAAAGTTCTGATAGTCTGAGGtgacgtagcaaccgactcaagaacagtttcgtcGCTGcttccttcagacttttgaatggaccgaccatatattaagttgacctttctctgcacccgagctataactgtaacattgcattctgcaccctctcctttccttctccccgatgtactctacatactgtatgctttttctgtacagtgaacaagaaacaatacctttcaccgggtgggattttacggcctaatttgccccaaaaccagaaaatcccacccggggtcAATGGGTCTTCCGACGGCCTGTCTCCCGCCCTCTCCATTTCCCATGATGGGCTggttggtaaaattccggcctctgtttcccaatacgtgtgacatcaataaatcaaatcaaatcaaaattaaatcaaacTGCGTCTATCCTCTGGCTCTCCAGCCCTCTGCACGCACCACATTCCTCTTAActggttgaatggcttcctgtaccatggcGTCCTGGTCAATTATCCATCATTGAATAAATCCTGGGCTGAGAGAGACGGCTTTCTGGATTTTTAGAGAATGAATGGATATTAGGGAATGAGATGGGAAGTAGAGTAGAGGAAGGAGATCCTGCTGATTgcgttgaatggtggagctgcaGGCTGGTGGGGGCCatatagtctactcctgctcctatttcttatcatagaatcgcgacagtgcagaaggaggccattcgggccatcaagtcaacacagaccacaatgccacccaggccatatccccatgaccttatgcatttacccgagctagtcatCCTCACACTAAGTGGCAATCAACATtgcccgcacatcgttggactgtgggacaaaactggagcacccagaggaaacccacacaga from Mustelus asterias chromosome 8, sMusAst1.hap1.1, whole genome shotgun sequence includes:
- the LOC144497648 gene encoding putative G-protein coupled receptor 139, whose amino-acid sequence is MAIVVLSRGRCGLSKGITCYMITMAIADLLVCIFNVTLVGIFRSHFPYSFLMYTSVCRVTAFMQVFSVQLSVWSTTLFTLDRFVAICCPKLKLKYCTRKTATVILAAGSVLSFVINCPVYFRYEPNSVVANVQWGCRTVNGYVSSPAWIAYKWVARLSVPLLPFPLLLLLNSLTVQHILVASRSRRALKAHGPGEGSSDPVLKSRRTTIVLLFTISGSFMVLWMPIVILDLLFDFTEIPTLEDASSLHLTMRITLLMMYSSTCTNTCIYILTQRRFREEILNMLKYPLILLFKFLK